The following are encoded in a window of Fusarium falciforme chromosome 11, complete sequence genomic DNA:
- a CDS encoding Amidohydro-rel domain-containing protein: MNPSQAYFVPDSHHQVEPSCSCQYQEHTLERSCRQWSSSSDNSIDGWTAVNSSPRTQFSVTPRVNSAYQISTHDGDSSSACIFAHCLIPGRGEPIFNAAVGISLDTGSITFVGPQSELPRSLASLPRVSVQYLLPGLWDCHTHFIGTIKVDFPDMILTHPATLGAAITRGLHQTLMAGITSVRDVGSYATEVAPLVERGIILGPNIFGAGGAIGITGGSCDACTLPSDFVYSRQGTSGSNPWPGVSALVLADGVDECRTAVRQQIRRGARCIKVVATGGVLSTQDNPKYRQYSDAELAALVDEATLQGRSVAVHAHGKDGIMAAVKAGAHTIEHGSYIDDEAAELMAEKGVTLVATRHVIEAGLKNLDKLNPPTAKKMVNIAESHLRAYQTAVRKGVKIALGTDIAASDPASDTAHGKNGDEVAYAVKAGLTPLQAIEAGTINSAETLGALAPKKGLIQKGWDADLIALEENPLDDIHLFSSPAKIKYVWKGGLLVKSPQGQLLWPAPL; the protein is encoded by the coding sequence ATGAATCCAAGCCAGGCCTACTTTGTCCCAGACAGCCACCATCAAGTAGAGCCGTCCTGCAGTTGTCAATATCAGGAACATACACTTGAAAGATCTTGTCGACAATGGAGCTCTTCTTCAGACAACTCAATTGATGGCTGGACTGCCGTCAACTCGTCCCCCCGTACCCAGTTTTCGGTCACTCCTCGAGTGAATTCAGCCTACCAGATCAGCACGCATGATGGAGACTCTTCATCGGCCTGCATCTTTGCACACTGTCTGATCCCAGGACGAGGAGAACCAATCTTCAACGCTGCCGTCGGCATCTCTCTCGACACTGGATCCATCACCTTTGTTGGGCCCCAGTCAGAGCTACCTCGATCTCTCGCGTCACTACCGCGAGTGTCGGTGCAATATCTCCTGCCAGGCCTCTGGGACTGCCACACTCATTTCATCGGTACTATCAAAGTCGATTTTCCCGATATGATCCTGACTCACCCTGCAACTCTGGGAGCTGCCATCACACGCGGCCTCCACCAGACTCTCATGGCTGGGATTACCTCGGTGAGAGATGTGGGCTCTTACGCGACCGAAGTGGCTCCTCTAGTGGAAAGGGGCATAATTCTTGGGCCAAACATCTTTGGAGCCGGTGGTGCTATCGGCATAACAGGTGGCAGTTGTGACGCTTGCACTCTACCTTCTGATTTTGTCTACTCGCGTCAAGGCACTTCGGGTAGCAATCCTTGGCCCGGTGTTAGTGCTCTTGTGCTAGCCGACGGAGTAGACGAATGTCGTACCGCCGTTCGACAACAGATCAGGCGAGGAGCCCGATGTATCAAGGTGGTTGCGACCGGTGGTGTTCTCAGCACTCAGGACAACCCAAAGTACAGGCAGTATTCGGATGCAGAGCTTGCTGCTCTGGTTGACGAAGCCACTCTACAGGGCCGGTCTGTGGCTGTTCACGCGCACGGAAAGGATGGTATCATGGCAGCCGTCAAGGCAGGTGCTCACACAATCGAGCATGGGAGCTACATCGACGATGAAGCGGCAGAGCTGATGGCAGAAAAGGGCGTCACGCTCGTGGCGACTCGTCATGTCATCGAGGCGGGACTCAAGAATCTTGACAAGCTCAACCCGCCTACGGCTAAGAAGATGGTCAACATTGCCGAGTCTCACTTGAGGGCATACCAGACCGCCGTGCGCAAGGGGGTCAAGATCGCCCTCGGCACCGACATCGCCGCATCCGACCCGGCGTCAGACACGGCCCATGGCAAGAACGGCGATGAAGTTGCTTACGCTGTCAAGGCGGGCTTGACTCCGCTACAGGCCATCGAAGCTGGGACCATCAACTCGGCTGAGACACTTGGAGCCCTTGCCCCAAAGAAGGGGCTTATCCAGAAGGGTTGGGATGCTGACCTGATTGCTCTTGAAGAGAATCCCCTAGATGACATTCACCTCTTCAGCAGCCCAGCGAAGATTAAGTATGTATGGAAGGGCGGATTGCTGGTCAAGTCACCTCAGGGTCAGCTTCTATGGCCTGCTCCGTTATGA
- a CDS encoding Aminotran-1-2 domain-containing protein: MAANFPPSARGSATLDQGPAWTLMQRVKSRPKYDAQNTPDGIINLSGALNGLMEDWMSEYAGKNLHFTSEALSYGPLSGSQALLNAAAAFFNRFFDPVEPVAAEQVLAANGVTSLLNMMAWTLCDEGDGVLYTTPGFYMLDFDLSVRTGLVTVPVSTTGLKDPFGSKGSNELIETLEAAADDARDNRNVNCRMLCLSNPSNPQGRWYSKRTLEALASWCAQRQMHLVVDEIYALSSFSKENGQGNPDDGGLVPMASILSIPAQENVHCLYGLSKDFNMGGVRMAFLVSRNAQVRAAVSKITSVPSCILQIAQVVRNHI; the protein is encoded by the coding sequence ATGGCCGCAAACTTTCCACCTTCTGCTCGAGGCTCTGCCACCCTGGATCAAGGTCCCGCCTGGACATTGATGCAAAGAGTCAAGTCTCGACCCAAATATGACGCCCAAAACACGCCAGacggcatcatcaaccttTCTGGGGCGCTCAACGGTCTTATGGAGGATTGGATGAGCGAATACGCAGGCAAAAACCTACACTTTACCTCCGAAGCTTTGTCTTATGGACCTCTCAGCGGGTCTCAGGCCCTCCTCAACGCCGCTGCTGCATTTTTCAACCGCTTCTTCGATCCGGTAGAGCCAGTGGCCGCTGAACAGGTGCTGGCAGCCAACGGTGTCACCTCGCTACTGAACATGATGGCGTGGACTCTCTGCGATGAAGGCGATGGAGTTCTTTATACCACGCCCGGGTTTTACATGCTCGACTTTGACCTGAGTGTGCGAACCGGCCTCGTCACAGTGCCAGTCTCAACGACTGGTTTAAAAGATCCATTCGGATCTAAAGGGTCAAATGAGCTCATTGAGACGCTTGAAGCTGCCGCTGATGATGCACGGGACAATCGGAATGTCAACTGTCGCATGCTGTGCCTGAGCAATCCTTCAAATCCCCAAGGGCGATGGTATTCCAAGCGGACTCTCGAGGCACTGGCGTCATGGTGTGCACAACGGCAGATGCATCTCGTGGTCGACGAGATATACGCATTgtccagcttctccaaggaGAACGGCCAGGGCAATCCTGATGACGGTGGCCTTGTTCCAATGGCAAGCATTCTCAGTATCCCTGCTCAAGAGAATGTTCACTGCCTCTACGGACTGAGCAAAGACTTTAATATGGGAGGCGTACGAATGGCATTTCTCGTCAGCAGAAATGCTCAAGTGCGAGCTGCCGTCTCTAAAATCACGTCGGTGCCCTCCTGCATACTCCAGATTGCACAAGTTGTTCGGAATCACATCTAA